In the genome of Nonlabens sp. MB-3u-79, one region contains:
- a CDS encoding diphosphomevalonate/mevalonate 3,5-bisphosphate decarboxylase family protein, whose product MEENFKLRNQVELKESLATKWQAPSNIALVKYWGKYGMQLPANPSISFTLNACRTITNVKATKGQPGFSISYDGIAKPEFAPKIQAYLERIVDYCPWTAHYFFEIDTHNTFPHSSGIASSASSMAALSACMMDFESELTATPLDYHKMSFLSRLGSGSACRSLQGAAVLWGEHKDTADSSNFYGVDKSDLLHPVFQDFQDSILLVDKGEKVVSSSVGHDLMNGHAFAQARFEQAQENLTTLKKALQEGDLETFIKITESEALTLHAMMMTSQPYFILMKPHTLSIIEEIWAFRKETQIPVCFTLDAGANVHMLYPSNHKTAVDVLINNKLTRYCQNSHYICDEIGAGAKKC is encoded by the coding sequence TTGGAAGAGAATTTTAAGCTTAGAAATCAGGTAGAATTAAAGGAATCGCTAGCTACAAAATGGCAAGCACCTTCTAATATTGCTTTGGTAAAATATTGGGGAAAATACGGTATGCAATTACCTGCAAATCCATCTATAAGCTTTACGCTTAATGCATGTCGTACCATAACTAATGTAAAAGCAACCAAGGGGCAACCTGGTTTTAGCATCAGTTATGACGGGATTGCAAAACCTGAATTTGCACCTAAGATCCAGGCTTATTTGGAGCGTATTGTGGACTATTGTCCATGGACAGCCCATTATTTTTTTGAGATAGATACGCACAACACATTTCCGCATAGTTCTGGTATAGCGAGTAGTGCGAGTAGTATGGCTGCTTTAAGCGCTTGTATGATGGATTTTGAAAGTGAGCTTACTGCAACCCCGCTGGATTATCATAAAATGTCATTTTTATCTCGTTTAGGTTCAGGAAGCGCTTGTCGAAGTCTTCAAGGAGCCGCTGTTTTATGGGGTGAACATAAAGACACAGCAGATAGTTCTAACTTTTACGGAGTGGATAAAAGTGATTTGTTGCATCCGGTTTTTCAGGATTTTCAGGACAGCATATTACTGGTTGATAAAGGTGAAAAGGTAGTCAGTTCTTCTGTAGGTCACGATTTGATGAATGGCCACGCTTTCGCGCAAGCGAGATTTGAACAAGCTCAAGAGAATTTAACCACTTTAAAGAAAGCATTACAAGAAGGTGATTTAGAAACCTTTATCAAGATCACTGAAAGTGAGGCGCTGACCTTGCATGCCATGATGATGACCTCACAGCCTTATTTTATATTGATGAAGCCTCATACGTTGTCGATTATTGAGGAAATTTGGGCTTTTAGGAAAGAAACACAAATACCCGTATGCTTTACACTGGATGCAGGAGCAAATGTACATATGCTATATCCTAGCAATCACAAAACTGCGGTCGATGTGCTGATTAACAACAAATTGACGCGCTATTGTCAAAACTCTCACTATATTTGTGATGAAATTGGTGCAGGTGCAAAAAAGTGCTAA
- a CDS encoding mevalonate kinase, protein MKGPLFYSKILLFGEYGIIKDSKGLSIPYNFYKGALKISEELTDASAQSNKNLERLAIHIQSLQESDKDFPQFDISSLRSDVNAGMYFDSSIPQGYGVGSSGALVAAIYDKYAIDKITVLENLTREKLLILKDVFGKIESFFHGKSSGLDPLNSYLSLPILINSQQDIEPAGIPSQLATGKGAVFLLDSGIVGETAPMVNIFMENMKQEGFRAMLKDKFVKYTDMCVEDFLSGDVKGLFGNVKQLSHIVLDNFKPMIPAQFHELWKTGLDTGDYYLKLCGSGGGGYILGFTEDLEKAEKTLEDYKLEVVYSF, encoded by the coding sequence ATGAAAGGACCATTATTTTATTCTAAGATTCTACTCTTTGGTGAGTACGGTATTATTAAAGATTCTAAAGGTCTTTCCATTCCTTATAATTTTTATAAAGGAGCGCTTAAGATCAGTGAAGAATTAACGGATGCTTCAGCACAGTCTAATAAGAATTTAGAACGTCTTGCGATTCATATACAGTCACTTCAAGAGTCGGACAAAGATTTTCCTCAGTTTGATATTTCAAGTCTTAGAAGCGATGTGAATGCAGGAATGTACTTTGATTCCAGTATACCGCAAGGTTATGGAGTAGGTAGTAGTGGTGCTTTAGTTGCTGCTATTTATGATAAATATGCTATTGATAAAATTACAGTTTTAGAAAACCTAACTAGAGAAAAATTACTGATCTTAAAAGATGTTTTTGGAAAAATAGAGAGTTTCTTTCATGGAAAAAGCTCTGGGTTAGATCCATTAAACTCTTATTTAAGCTTGCCTATTTTAATTAATTCGCAACAAGATATAGAGCCAGCGGGAATTCCTTCGCAGCTAGCGACAGGAAAAGGAGCTGTTTTTCTATTGGATTCAGGTATAGTAGGAGAGACCGCACCAATGGTGAATATTTTCATGGAGAATATGAAGCAAGAAGGATTCCGTGCGATGCTGAAAGATAAATTTGTGAAATATACAGATATGTGTGTGGAAGACTTTTTATCTGGAGATGTGAAAGGACTTTTTGGCAATGTAAAACAACTTTCTCACATCGTATTAGACAATTTTAAACCTATGATTCCAGCACAATTTCACGAGCTGTGGAAAACAGGGTTGGATACAGGTGATTATTACTTGAAGCTTTGTGGTTCTGGTGGAGGTGGTTATATCTTAGGCTTTACAGAAGATCTTGAAAAAGCAGAAAAAACACTAGAAGATTACAAACTTGAAGTGGTGTATTCTTTTTAG